aagaatgcacgactcacattagctgaggaaaggtaaaaatataaaagtcgggcttttagcagttaaagttaagttattaaaagtaaaagttatgtttgagatgacggaagactgtcttaacttttagaacaatttccataactttaacctacagaaCTACAACTAAATACACATAAAACTACAATGTGTGCAATAAATATATTAGatgactcacattagctgaagaaaggtagaaatataaaagtcggACTTTTAgtcgttaaagttaagttattaaaagtaaaagttaggtttgagatgacggaacactgtcttaacttttagaacaattttcataactttaacctatagaATTATAACTTTAACACAAAAACTACAATGtgtataataaaaatattagatgactcacattagctaaaaaaaggtagaaatataaaagtcagacttttagtcgttaaagttaagttattaaaagtaaaagttaagcGTGAGACGACGAAAGACtatcttaacttttagaacaatttccattACTTTAATTTACAAAACCACAACTTTAACCCATAAAGTTATattgatattcttaacttttGTTGATATTCCTATCTTTTCACTTAAGTGAAACCTCATAACTTAGTTTGCAACTTCCAAGCATGTAGGCTATGCGGGATTTGAACCCACATCATGTACATAATTGCACATTGCTCtgccatttgagctaatagccttTTGTAGTAGCACTGGAAAAAGCAATAGAATCAGATGAGGCAGGATGCCAATGCAAGCGTATTATTCTGGGCAAGCTTAAGGTAAAAGCAACAGCAGCAACCTCCAAGTCTTGGTGAAGCGCAACTTCCAATCCTTCTAATCGTCCTCAATCCCCACCAAACCCTACTATAATCACCTCAGCCTCAGCCTATAACCTTCCCAGGAATGTTATGCCCCTCCGAAGCCTGACATGAATCATGTTGTCTACAGAACACTAGAACAACCACTGCAGCAGGCCTACGGCTCGCTCAAGTCAACATCAAAAGCTAATAGTGCAATGTCCAGTGGTGGCACACTTCCCTGCAAAAGCTGCACAAGATTACGAGAACCAATGTAGATGCTTACTTAATGTAAACGTTGTGATACTGCCCATTTGACACCATGTAAATAAGCCAAAGCATCCATTTGTAAGGCGGGGACTCCGAAAGTTTTCAAGCAGCTACCATGTATTTTCTGCAAACGTTCATCCTTCATGATCCCGGCTGCCCCGCCTGTCAAAGACCTTTTTTGCCTATGTAGGATGCATTTAAATCACTTTCGTGTGCCCTCGATAGGAAACTAATTTACGACTTTTTGCAGGCTTGTTCACATGTGGAAAACAATGAATGATTGCCATCAAGTTCAGAGTCATATCTCACAGTAGGTGCTTCTTCTGGCCAGTCACAACGCATAACCAACAACAAAGAGTCATCGTGAAGCAGCAATGCAGCTTGAGGGTGGGGTCAGCTTCTGGTATAACAACCATTGTAGACTCACAAAGTCTCAAAGAGCTTATTTAGAAGCCTTGTACAGGTGGATTCAGCTTACTGACTTTtgccaaaaatcaaaatttaaggTCTGTGCTACAGCTTAGAAACTCTCTATTGGTGCAAGTCCTAAACAAGGGCCTCTTTTCTCAATTGGCTTTTCTTAACAAACGCTCTCTCTCTCTGTCTTCCTCTCCCTTTCACATGGATCTCAACCTTTTCTTCTATATTCTTTTAACCTTGTTTTCAGCTATTATACTCCCATACCTCTCTAACAAGCCAGCATATCTATGCTAAGTAACAAAATCGCAACAACACCAAACACCCTAAAACAAAATCGCAACAACACACATAGAAAAAcaaaatttcaaacataattcgcagaataaatcctaaaaatCTCAATAATCGATAAAacctaaatcaaaataaaacattGAAAATTATGGACAAtgaagaacaaacaataaaactTACTAGAAAACCTAAATCAAAGCTAAAATATGAAAATCTAAATATCAAAAACCAAAAGAAATGAAGAAAACAAaccttgaagaacaatggaggAGAACGCAGAAAAATCGCAGTAGAGAGATTCGTAGATCGCAACAGATGAACGGAAGGTGGAAGAAAATGGTGAGAGAAATTGCAGCCAAGAGAAGaaagggaagagagagaagaacgcgtgagaggagagagaaagagcaaaGGAGAGTTGTTTCACGGTATACATTGAGTTCACACGTGTGAGCTAATTGGGCTTGCTTAAAGTGGGCTTAGTGTACAGTAAACTAATGTACAACCATTataaacaagattttgtgattCAGCTATTAGTTTAATAATACTTTGTataattcagttcaattcagatTATTTCAATCCAACATAGGGACAAATGATGTCTTATCATAGTGGTTAAGATTGAGGATGATATGTTCCAGGTTCGAATCTTCACGCctcatttataattttataccccctccgtcccgaaatacttgacctgttttccttatcgggctgtcctttaatacttgacctgtttctaaaaatggaaatattctaacaatattatattatttctcactccacccctattaacccacctaccccctactccatacaaaaaataattaaaaattcaacccctactctccctcaaccccacccctttacacattttccacaattacattaaaataataccccactatcaactactacctattaaattaaataagtcaattcaagtcccttaaactttgtgccggtcaaaccgggtcgagtattccgggacggagggagtattattctTATAGCTCATtcgcaattaaaaataaaataaaatttaacggGCAAGGACTTAGAAGTGAATttaaccaatgatgtcttggcctagtggttaataCTAAaggcctgtgtacaataggtctcaggttcgaatacCCCGCCCCCTATATAATTTATATGGCCACTGTGACTCATtcgcaaacaaaaaaaaaaaaacttagaaGTGAATTTAGAACGAAATCTCTGCCCAATTCCAGGCGTTGAAATTTCCAGGCCCACGCGGAATTCCAATTACTTAGCGTCCGACTGTTACTTCTGTAATACTGTACATTTCAGGTATTTGTACGCGTCGCAACCAATTTCGTcgttcatcttcatcttcatcttcttcttcatctaaCATCTCTCGCTTCGTCTCTCTCAGATATTCACAAATTTACAGGAAAAAAAAATGGATGACATGAAAGACAAATTCAAGGGTTTCATGAAAAAGGTCAACAATCAAAtgtcatcatcatcttcttcctctgGCAAATTCAAAGGTCAAGGCAGAGTTCTTggttcttcttcatcttcttcagggCCCACTAATCCGAACCCTATTCGCCCCTCTTCAGCCGCACAAACTGTTCATCCAAAGCCTTTAATCACACCACCAAGATTTGATCAAAGACCCACCTCATTTGAAGGTCAAAAGGGTTCAATTccaaatccaaaatcaaacccaGATTCGAACCCCAATCACCCTTCCTCTATAGATGGGTTTGATCCATTTGATTCATTGATTACAACTGGGAAAAGAAATAAGAATGGGTACTCACTTAATAACGTGTTCGAATGCCCAGTTTGTGGTTCGGGTTTTACTTCTGAAGAGGAGGTGTCATCGCACATTGAATCTTGTATTACTGCTAAAACAAGCAATGGATCAATAGATGATGCTGCTGATTTGGATTCGGCTTCAAATCCTTCAATGGTAATGAATAGTAATGAAAATAAGGTCGAATCAACAAACAAATTAGAAGGTTGTATTGGTGTGTATTTGTCAGGAAACCCATCTGATAGTTCTGTTGATATTGTAATGAGGTTGTTCAGAAACACAGTGAAGGAGCCAGAAAATCCGAAATTTCGCAGGATAAGGATGAGCAATCCCAAGATAAGGGAAGCCATTGGTGAAGTAACTGGAGGAATTGAGTTACTAGAAGAAGTTGGATTTGAACTTAAAGAAGAGGGAGGAGAGATGTGGGCTGTGATGGATACACCTTCAGAAGAGCAACTTCTGATGTTGAAAAACTCAGTAAACTTAATTGAACAGGCAAAAAGTAGCAGCTTATCATCTTCATTGAAGGTAGCCAGTGACAAGGTTGAAGTTGAAAAGAAGGTGAAAGAGAATGAGCCTTTGATCATTGATAGACAAATTAAAGTGTTCTTTTCAGTTTCTGAGAGTGTTGCTGCAAGAATTACATTACCAGACTCTTTCTACAAGCTGTCATCTGAAGAAGTGAGAAGAGAAGCAGAGTTGAGGAAGAAGAAAATGGCAGAATCTCAGCTTTTGATCCCCAAATCTTTTAAAGAAAAGCAAGCTCAAGCTGCTAGGAAGAGATATACAAGAACAATCATCAGAGTTCAGTTTCCTGATGGGGTGGTTTTACAAGGTGTTTTCTCACCTAAAGAGTCAACTAGTGCTCTCTATGAGTTTGTTAGTGTGGCTCTGAAACAAGAAGGGTTGGAATTTGAGTTGATACATCCGGTCCCACTGAAACGGCGTTTGATACCGTGTTTTCCTGCACCGGGGGAGAGAGCATCGACACTCGAGCAAGAGGATTTAGTCCCCTCAGCTCTTGTGAAATTCAAGCCTATTGAGActgattcaatgatgtttactGGTCTTAGGAATGAACTGCTTGAAATAAGTGAACctctttagttttttttttacatgtGTACTAATTGATTCGAGCTATAGAACTGGTTGGATTGTGATTGTGTTTTTATAGATTTTTGTACACAGACATATGTTAAATCCGATGCATTGTTGGGGTTGTGTATATTAAATCAAGGAACTTTGTGAATTTAAAGTGAGCTTTATGTTGGGCCATAATTGATCTCGAGTCAAGCTAAGACCAAGTTGTTGGAATTGGTGAATTTTAATTTCTTGCTTTACTTAATTGTTCCAATTTGTTCTTCCCTAATTACTTCAATAATCACCCATTGCTCTTAACACAAGTAAAGTCAAGAAGCTATTAGTGAATGTGTTCATTGGTTAGCTCACTTATCATAAGTTGTTCTAGAAATAACAGA
This genomic stretch from Spinacia oleracea cultivar Varoflay chromosome 3, BTI_SOV_V1, whole genome shotgun sequence harbors:
- the LOC110795530 gene encoding plant UBX domain-containing protein 2 — encoded protein: MDDMKDKFKGFMKKVNNQMSSSSSSSGKFKGQGRVLGSSSSSSGPTNPNPIRPSSAAQTVHPKPLITPPRFDQRPTSFEGQKGSIPNPKSNPDSNPNHPSSIDGFDPFDSLITTGKRNKNGYSLNNVFECPVCGSGFTSEEEVSSHIESCITAKTSNGSIDDAADLDSASNPSMVMNSNENKVESTNKLEGCIGVYLSGNPSDSSVDIVMRLFRNTVKEPENPKFRRIRMSNPKIREAIGEVTGGIELLEEVGFELKEEGGEMWAVMDTPSEEQLLMLKNSVNLIEQAKSSSLSSSLKVASDKVEVEKKVKENEPLIIDRQIKVFFSVSESVAARITLPDSFYKLSSEEVRREAELRKKKMAESQLLIPKSFKEKQAQAARKRYTRTIIRVQFPDGVVLQGVFSPKESTSALYEFVSVALKQEGLEFELIHPVPLKRRLIPCFPAPGERASTLEQEDLVPSALVKFKPIETDSMMFTGLRNELLEISEPL